The following proteins come from a genomic window of Deltaproteobacteria bacterium:
- a CDS encoding Lrp/AsnC family transcriptional regulator: MLSAIVLLNTERDKTNKVAETLADLDGVTEVYSVAGRYDLAAVVRASDNDQLAKVVTEKIRGVSGIISSETLIAFRVYSRHDLERMFSIGMEHP, encoded by the coding sequence ATGTTATCTGCCATCGTTTTGCTGAATACCGAAAGAGATAAAACCAACAAAGTGGCCGAGACGCTCGCCGATCTCGACGGCGTGACCGAAGTTTATTCCGTCGCTGGCCGCTACGATTTGGCGGCGGTGGTGCGCGCCAGCGACAACGATCAGCTCGCCAAGGTGGTGACGGAAAAAATTCGCGGCGTGTCGGGCATCATCTCGTCTGAGACGCTGATCGCGTTTCGCGTTTACTCGCGCCATGATTTGGAGCGGATGTTTTCCATCGGCATGGAGCATCCGTAG